From Streptomyces sp. TLI_105, the proteins below share one genomic window:
- a CDS encoding polysialyltransferase family glycosyltransferase encodes MAPDAAPDTPVQIFQVSTLYGAATLAAALDAGQFGPRDSARRLLLISHNAEIPETALRLETMTGYERIAARFDGTLDWNETIHPYHPAAWAPRPEEAPLWQRVLRTAWDLGTGPVELIVESIQVNPAKALAGAFPESTVHVYADGLMSYGPTRSDLAQSIACRVRRVLHLDLVPGLRPLLLSEYGVEPELVPDTAFRAVLAELAEEAADDPRIARAAADGPTALLLGQYLAALSLLTPEEEEELHVRMLRGAAAAGHRSVVFKPHPTAPARYSQALDEEAERSGVRLTVLDGPLLAETFYERCRPELVVGCFSTAMLTAAVYYGIPIARVGTAEVLERLTPFENSNRIPLTVVDHLVADLEGGEEPAVPGAAPASLTPLVRAVGYCMRHKAHPGLREEAAAFLAEHHADPGTAHHFTAERLTQLGLPGGGPTPERTGTSRLRRSLTRSRRG; translated from the coding sequence ATGGCCCCCGACGCCGCCCCCGACACACCGGTCCAGATCTTCCAGGTGTCCACCCTGTACGGCGCGGCCACCCTTGCCGCCGCGCTCGACGCCGGACAGTTCGGCCCCCGCGACTCCGCCCGCAGGCTCCTGCTGATCTCGCACAACGCCGAGATCCCGGAGACCGCGCTGCGCCTGGAGACCATGACCGGGTACGAGCGGATCGCCGCCCGCTTCGACGGCACCCTCGACTGGAACGAGACGATCCACCCGTACCACCCCGCCGCCTGGGCCCCCCGCCCCGAGGAGGCCCCGCTCTGGCAGCGCGTCCTGCGCACCGCCTGGGACCTCGGCACCGGCCCGGTCGAGCTGATCGTCGAATCCATCCAGGTCAACCCGGCCAAGGCGCTCGCCGGCGCCTTCCCCGAGAGCACCGTGCACGTCTACGCCGACGGTCTGATGAGCTACGGCCCGACCCGCTCCGACCTCGCGCAGTCGATCGCCTGCCGCGTCCGCCGCGTGCTCCACCTCGACCTGGTCCCGGGCCTCCGCCCCCTCCTCCTCAGCGAGTACGGGGTCGAGCCCGAGCTCGTCCCCGACACCGCCTTCCGGGCCGTCCTCGCCGAGCTCGCCGAGGAGGCGGCCGACGACCCGCGGATCGCGCGGGCGGCCGCCGACGGCCCGACGGCCCTGCTGCTCGGCCAGTACCTCGCCGCCCTCTCCCTGCTCACCCCCGAGGAGGAAGAGGAGCTGCACGTACGGATGCTGCGCGGGGCCGCCGCGGCCGGCCACCGGTCGGTGGTCTTCAAGCCGCACCCGACCGCGCCCGCCCGCTACTCCCAGGCCCTGGACGAGGAGGCCGAGCGGAGCGGCGTGAGGCTCACGGTCCTCGACGGGCCGCTGCTCGCCGAGACCTTCTACGAGCGCTGCCGGCCCGAGCTCGTCGTCGGTTGCTTCTCCACCGCGATGCTCACCGCCGCCGTCTACTACGGCATCCCCATCGCGCGCGTGGGCACCGCCGAGGTCCTCGAACGGCTCACCCCCTTCGAGAACAGCAACCGCATCCCGCTCACCGTCGTGGACCACCTGGTCGCGGACCTGGAGGGCGGCGAGGAGCCCGCCGTGCCCGGAGCGGCCCCCGCCTCGCTCACGCCCCTGGTCAGGGCCGTCGGCTACTGCATGCGGCACAAGGCCCACCCGGGGCTCCGCGAGGAGGCCGCCGCCTTCCTGGCGGAGCACCACGCCGACCCCGGCACCGCGCACCACTTCACCGCGGAACGGCTGACCCAGCTCGGCCTCCCGGGCGGCGGCCCCACCCCGGAGCGAACCGGCACCTCCCGGCTGCGCCGCAGCCTGACCCGGAGCCGACGCGGCTGA
- the sepH gene encoding septation protein SepH, which produces MPELRVVAVSNDGTRLVLKAADSTEYTLPIDERLRAAVRNDRARLGQIEIEVESHLRPRDIQARIRAGASAEEVAQLAGIPVDRVRRFEGPVLAERAFMAERARKTPVRRPGENSGPQLGEAVQERLLLRGAEKDTVQWDSWRRDDGTWEVLLVYRVAGEVHTASWTYDPPRRLVQAVDDEARALIGETDDTIAAAPEPSFPFVPRIARLPRDRPLDRALDRQIDRSDRQLERAPAPVEPEEERDSLTSLLEAVPSFRGDMVVPEQPDSSEPSEEADAEEPPAPAASAGAGSAYADVLMPRAVSGHRDRLHGATDRQAEADGVRPGRRAAVPSWDEIVFGTRRKKQD; this is translated from the coding sequence ATGCCCGAACTGCGTGTCGTGGCCGTCTCCAACGACGGCACACGACTGGTGCTGAAGGCTGCTGACAGCACGGAGTACACGCTTCCGATCGACGAGCGGCTCCGCGCCGCCGTGCGCAACGACCGCGCGCGCCTCGGTCAGATCGAGATCGAGGTGGAGAGCCACCTCCGCCCCCGTGACATCCAGGCGCGGATACGAGCCGGTGCCTCCGCCGAGGAGGTCGCCCAGCTCGCCGGCATCCCCGTCGACCGCGTACGCCGCTTCGAGGGCCCCGTGCTCGCGGAGCGCGCCTTCATGGCCGAGCGCGCCCGCAAGACCCCGGTCCGCAGGCCCGGGGAGAACAGCGGCCCGCAGCTCGGCGAGGCGGTGCAGGAGCGGCTGCTGCTGCGCGGCGCCGAGAAGGACACCGTGCAGTGGGACTCGTGGCGGCGCGACGACGGCACCTGGGAGGTGCTGCTCGTCTACCGGGTCGCGGGCGAGGTCCACACGGCCAGCTGGACGTACGACCCGCCGCGGCGGCTCGTCCAGGCCGTGGACGACGAGGCACGGGCCCTGATCGGCGAGACGGACGACACGATCGCCGCCGCGCCGGAGCCGAGCTTCCCCTTCGTGCCGCGCATCGCCCGGCTGCCCCGGGACAGGCCGCTCGACCGGGCCCTGGACCGCCAGATCGACCGTTCCGACCGGCAACTGGAACGGGCGCCCGCGCCCGTCGAGCCGGAGGAGGAGCGGGACTCGCTGACGAGCCTCCTGGAGGCCGTGCCGAGCTTCCGCGGCGACATGGTCGTGCCCGAGCAGCCGGACTCCTCTGAGCCCTCGGAGGAGGCGGACGCGGAGGAGCCGCCGGCCCCGGCCGCCTCGGCGGGCGCGGGTTCGGCCTACGCCGACGTCCTGATGCCGCGCGCGGTCTCGGGTCACCGCGACCGCCTGCACGGCGCCACGGACCGCCAGGCCGAGGCGGACGGCGTCCGCCCGGGCCGCCGCGCCGCCGTACCGAGCTGGGACGAGATCGTCTTCGGCACCCGCAGGAAGAAGCAGGACTGA
- a CDS encoding VOC family protein, producing the protein MTEATPRPPGTPCWVSLMVHGIDATQEFYHAVFGWDFVPGPQQLGPYVRALLGGKEVAGIGQLPPDRHLRIAWTPYLATADADETAEDIRGCGGTVAVGPLDAGEAGRLVICSDPSGAVFGVWQAEAHHGTAAAGPPGTPVWNELLTYETSSIGKFYRTVFGYEVEPAVSADHDYATLHVAGTPVASLHGVGNALPRDRGPHWMTYFEVADTDAAAELVLKLGGQVLRPPREGTAGRLALVADPEGAVFTLVRSAGH; encoded by the coding sequence ATGACCGAGGCGACTCCGCGCCCGCCCGGCACACCCTGCTGGGTGAGCCTGATGGTGCACGGGATCGACGCCACGCAGGAGTTCTACCACGCGGTCTTCGGCTGGGACTTCGTCCCCGGTCCGCAGCAGCTCGGTCCGTACGTGCGCGCGCTGCTCGGCGGCAAGGAGGTGGCGGGCATCGGCCAGCTGCCGCCCGACCGGCACCTGCGGATCGCCTGGACCCCCTATCTGGCCACGGCGGACGCCGACGAGACCGCCGAGGACATCCGCGGCTGCGGCGGCACCGTCGCCGTCGGCCCGCTGGACGCGGGCGAGGCGGGCCGTCTGGTCATCTGCTCCGACCCGTCCGGCGCGGTCTTCGGCGTCTGGCAGGCGGAGGCGCACCACGGCACGGCGGCGGCGGGACCGCCGGGGACACCGGTGTGGAACGAGCTCCTCACGTACGAGACGTCCTCGATCGGCAAGTTCTACCGGACGGTCTTCGGCTACGAGGTGGAGCCGGCCGTCTCCGCCGACCACGACTACGCGACGCTCCACGTGGCCGGGACCCCGGTGGCCTCGCTGCACGGCGTCGGCAACGCGCTGCCCCGGGACCGGGGCCCGCACTGGATGACGTACTTCGAGGTCGCCGACACGGACGCGGCGGCGGAGCTCGTCCTGAAGCTCGGCGGTCAGGTGCTGCGCCCGCCGCGCGAGGGCACGGCGGGCCGGCTCGCCCTGGTGGCGGACCCGGAGGGCGCGGTCTTCACCCTGGTCAGGTCCGCCGGGCACTGA
- a CDS encoding isochorismatase family protein yields the protein MTVSTTLRDVIGLPQELPRLGESALIMIDFQNTYRTGVMRLDGAEEAVAAGARLLAAARAAGAPVVHVVNDGGEGTPYDIRAEIGSISDEVAPAEGEKVVVKQFPNAFHATDLEETLKELGVSGDLVIAGFMTHMCVLFTAQGAFNLGYRPTVVAEATATRPLEAPDGTALPAEALQAASLTTVRDLFGTVARTVDELVAPAPVG from the coding sequence ATGACCGTGTCCACCACCCTGCGCGATGTGATCGGCCTGCCCCAGGAGCTGCCGCGACTGGGGGAGTCGGCGCTGATCATGATCGACTTCCAGAACACCTACCGGACCGGCGTCATGCGGCTCGACGGTGCCGAGGAGGCCGTGGCCGCCGGCGCCCGGCTGCTCGCCGCCGCCCGCGCGGCGGGCGCCCCGGTCGTCCACGTCGTCAACGACGGCGGTGAGGGCACTCCGTACGACATCCGGGCCGAGATCGGCTCGATCAGCGACGAAGTGGCCCCGGCCGAGGGCGAGAAGGTCGTCGTCAAGCAGTTCCCCAACGCCTTCCACGCCACGGACCTGGAGGAGACCCTCAAGGAGCTCGGCGTGAGCGGCGACCTGGTCATCGCCGGCTTCATGACCCACATGTGCGTCCTCTTCACCGCCCAGGGCGCCTTCAACCTCGGCTACCGGCCGACCGTGGTCGCCGAGGCCACCGCGACCCGTCCCCTGGAGGCGCCGGACGGCACCGCCCTGCCGGCGGAAGCCCTCCAGGCCGCGAGCCTCACGACGGTCCGGGACCTGTTCGGCACGGTGGCCCGCACGGTCGACGAGCTCGTCGCCCCGGCACCCGTGGGGTGA
- a CDS encoding sulfurtransferase, which produces MKPIISASELLSESTGARPPVLLDVRWTLGGPPGRPAYEAGHLPGAVYVDLDAELAGPPGSGGRHPLPDPEAFGAVMRRAGVSADRPVVVYDGGLGWGAARAWWLLRWAGHPDVRVLDGGLAAWTGELTEKVPTPEPGDFRPKPGARELLDADAAAALPDTGLLLDARAAERYRGDVEPIDRVGGHIPGAVSAPTTENVDAEGLFLAADVLRDRFAALGATGETPVAVYCGSGVSGAHEVLALEIAGIPAGLYAGSWSEWSSDPARPVAKGPTPR; this is translated from the coding sequence ATGAAGCCCATCATCTCCGCAAGCGAACTGCTGAGCGAGTCGACCGGGGCCCGGCCGCCGGTCCTCCTGGACGTCCGCTGGACGCTCGGCGGCCCGCCCGGGCGGCCCGCCTACGAGGCCGGTCACCTTCCCGGCGCGGTCTACGTCGACCTGGACGCGGAACTCGCGGGCCCGCCCGGGAGCGGCGGCCGCCACCCGCTGCCCGACCCGGAGGCCTTCGGGGCCGTGATGCGCCGGGCGGGCGTCTCGGCGGACCGGCCGGTCGTCGTCTACGACGGGGGCCTCGGCTGGGGCGCGGCCCGCGCCTGGTGGCTGCTCCGCTGGGCGGGCCACCCGGACGTGCGGGTCCTGGACGGGGGCCTCGCGGCCTGGACGGGGGAACTCACGGAGAAGGTCCCGACGCCGGAGCCGGGCGACTTCCGGCCGAAGCCGGGCGCACGGGAGCTGCTCGACGCCGACGCGGCCGCGGCGCTGCCCGATACGGGGCTGCTCCTGGACGCGCGGGCGGCCGAGCGCTACCGGGGCGACGTGGAGCCGATCGACCGGGTCGGCGGGCACATCCCGGGCGCGGTCTCGGCCCCGACGACGGAGAACGTCGACGCCGAGGGCCTCTTCCTGGCGGCCGACGTCCTGCGGGACCGCTTCGCCGCGCTCGGCGCGACCGGGGAGACCCCGGTGGCCGTCTACTGCGGCTCGGGCGTCTCGGGCGCCCACGAGGTGCTCGCCCTGGAGATCGCGGGCATCCCGGCGGGCCTCTACGCCGGCTCCTGGTCGGAATGGTCCTCGGACCCCGCCCGCCCGGTCGCCAAGGGCCCCACCCCGCGCTAG
- a CDS encoding glycosyltransferase family 2 protein — MPKLSVVVPFHNVGAYAPDTLRSLANNADPEFEFLLIDDCSTDETPEILDRWQDRLPNATVIRHETNQGVAQARNTGIDAARGDYLTFLDGDDWYAPGHLSAAVAGISRLGCDFARTDHVLSEGRKRQIRYAPAKRRDTVMDPRDGISPASMVTMVDYPFVPFGIYSGRLFEEGESRFETSLRTAEDRLWVWRLHLKARTFAALSLHGVFYRRGVTTSLTQIADNRQLDFIPSYDLLLDEVSRDAEADRFLPKAVRTYCAMIAFHMGKAEKYEPAVAARLRTDVRGALHRMPQEVLDETLATMDTPRSTLLRSLRDTGRTA, encoded by the coding sequence GTGCCGAAACTGTCCGTCGTCGTGCCGTTCCACAATGTCGGGGCATACGCGCCCGACACCTTGCGCAGTCTCGCGAACAACGCGGATCCGGAATTCGAGTTCCTGCTGATCGACGACTGCTCGACGGACGAGACCCCGGAGATCCTCGACCGCTGGCAGGATCGCCTGCCGAACGCCACCGTCATCCGGCACGAGACGAACCAGGGCGTCGCCCAGGCCCGCAACACCGGAATCGACGCGGCGCGCGGCGACTACCTCACGTTCCTCGACGGCGACGACTGGTACGCGCCCGGCCACTTGAGCGCCGCCGTGGCCGGAATCTCCCGCCTGGGCTGCGATTTCGCCCGCACCGACCACGTCCTGTCGGAGGGCAGGAAGCGGCAGATCCGTTATGCCCCCGCCAAGCGGCGCGACACCGTGATGGATCCCAGGGACGGAATCTCGCCGGCCAGCATGGTGACGATGGTCGACTATCCCTTCGTCCCCTTCGGCATTTACAGCGGGCGCCTTTTCGAGGAGGGGGAATCCCGCTTCGAGACGTCGCTGAGAACCGCCGAGGACCGGCTCTGGGTGTGGCGGCTCCACCTCAAGGCGCGCACGTTCGCGGCGCTTTCCCTGCACGGCGTCTTCTACCGGCGGGGCGTCACCACCTCGCTCACCCAGATCGCCGACAACCGGCAGCTGGACTTCATCCCCTCGTACGACCTCCTGCTCGACGAGGTCTCCCGGGACGCGGAGGCCGACCGCTTCCTCCCGAAGGCGGTCCGCACCTACTGCGCGATGATCGCCTTCCACATGGGCAAAGCGGAGAAGTACGAGCCCGCCGTCGCCGCGCGGCTGCGCACCGACGTCCGGGGCGCCCTGCACCGCATGCCGCAGGAGGTCCTCGACGAGACCCTCGCCACCATGGACACCCCGCGCAGCACCCTCCTGCGGAGCCTGCGCGACACCGGAAGGACCGCCTGA
- a CDS encoding D-arabinono-1,4-lactone oxidase: MSGTTTAGSGSVRTAGSPWRNWAGNVTSRPAREVSPASAEELAEAVRRAAEDGLRVKTVGTGHSFTSIAATDGVLIRPGLLTGIRRIDREAMTVTVESGTPLKRLNVALAREGLSLTNMGDIMEQTVAGATSTGTHGTGRESASIAAQIRELELVTASGELLTCSEKGTDEERAVFAAARIGLGALGVVTAITFAVEPVFLLTAREEPMTFDRVTSEFDALHAENEHFEFYWFPHTDNCNTKRNNRSAGPAAPPGRISGWIEDELLSNGIFQLACSLGRAVPPVIPSIAKVSSRALSARTYTDIPYKVFTSPRRVRFLEMEYALPREAAVAALRELKAMVERSPLKVSFPVEVRTAPADDIALSTASGRETAYIAVHLYKGTPHRAYFTAVERIMTAHGGRPHWGKVHTRDAAYFSEVYPRFAEFTALRDRLDPDRLFANDYLRRVLGD; this comes from the coding sequence GTGAGCGGGACGACAACAGCGGGGTCGGGGAGCGTCAGGACGGCGGGCAGCCCGTGGCGTAACTGGGCGGGGAACGTCACCTCCCGCCCGGCGCGCGAGGTGAGTCCGGCCTCGGCCGAGGAGCTCGCCGAGGCGGTGCGCCGCGCGGCCGAGGACGGGCTGCGGGTGAAGACGGTCGGCACCGGCCACTCCTTCACCTCGATCGCGGCCACCGACGGCGTGCTGATCCGGCCGGGCCTGCTCACCGGCATCCGGCGGATCGACCGCGAGGCGATGACCGTGACGGTCGAGTCGGGCACACCGCTGAAGCGGCTCAACGTGGCGCTGGCCCGGGAGGGCCTCTCGCTCACGAACATGGGCGACATCATGGAGCAGACCGTCGCCGGCGCCACCTCCACCGGCACGCACGGCACGGGCCGCGAGTCGGCGTCCATCGCCGCGCAGATCCGCGAGCTGGAGCTGGTCACGGCGTCCGGCGAGCTGCTCACCTGCTCGGAGAAGGGGACCGACGAGGAGCGAGCAGTCTTCGCGGCCGCCAGGATCGGTCTCGGCGCCCTCGGGGTGGTCACGGCGATCACCTTCGCGGTGGAGCCGGTCTTCCTGCTCACCGCGCGCGAGGAGCCGATGACCTTCGACCGGGTCACCTCGGAGTTCGACGCGCTGCACGCGGAGAACGAGCACTTCGAGTTCTACTGGTTCCCCCACACGGACAACTGCAACACCAAGCGCAACAACCGCAGCGCGGGCCCCGCCGCTCCCCCCGGACGGATCAGCGGCTGGATCGAGGACGAGCTCCTCTCCAACGGGATCTTCCAGCTCGCCTGCTCGCTGGGCCGCGCGGTGCCGCCGGTGATCCCGTCGATCGCCAAGGTCTCCAGCCGGGCCCTGTCGGCCCGTACGTACACCGACATCCCGTACAAGGTCTTCACCTCGCCGCGCCGGGTCCGCTTCCTGGAGATGGAGTACGCGCTTCCGCGTGAGGCGGCGGTCGCCGCGCTGCGCGAGCTCAAGGCGATGGTCGAGCGTTCGCCGCTCAAGGTGAGCTTCCCGGTGGAGGTGCGCACGGCCCCGGCGGACGACATCGCGCTCTCCACGGCCTCGGGGCGGGAGACCGCGTACATCGCCGTCCACCTCTACAAGGGAACGCCCCACCGGGCGTACTTCACCGCGGTGGAGCGCATCATGACGGCGCACGGGGGCCGGCCCCACTGGGGCAAGGTGCACACCCGCGACGCCGCCTACTTCTCCGAGGTCTATCCGCGCTTCGCCGAGTTCACGGCGCTGCGCGACCGGCTCGACCCGGACCGGCTGTTCGCCAACGACTACCTGCGCCGGGTGCTGGGCGACTGA
- a CDS encoding MFS transporter, translated as MPSPYRAIFAAPGTVSFSVAGFLGRMPLSMMGIGIVTMISQVTGRYGLAGALSATLAMSAAVLGPLVSRLVDRHGQRKVLRPVTLVSLAAAAGLLLCVQQKAPDWTLFVFTGVIGCVPSLGAMIRARWAEIYRGEERRLHTAYSWESIVDEVCFIFGPILSIGLSTAWFPEAGPLFAGAFLAVGAFWLTSQRATEPVPHPQRGTRGASALRSRGLQVLTLAFVATGAIFGSVDVVTVAFAEEQGHKAAASLVLAVYALGSGVAGAVFGLLHLKGEPSHRWLLGICAMAVSMIPLLLAGNLPLLAVALFVAGLSIAPTMVTTMALVEAHVPRAKLTEGMTWTGTGLAIGVALGSSAAGWVVDASGAEAGYVVPVVSGALAVAVGLLGHRRLRRPAPNREGQRERDDNSGVGERQDGGQPVA; from the coding sequence TTGCCCAGTCCCTACCGCGCGATCTTCGCGGCGCCCGGAACCGTCTCGTTCTCCGTCGCGGGCTTCCTCGGCCGGATGCCGCTGTCCATGATGGGCATCGGCATCGTGACCATGATTTCGCAGGTCACCGGCCGGTACGGCCTCGCCGGAGCGCTCTCGGCGACGCTCGCGATGTCCGCCGCGGTCCTCGGCCCGCTCGTCTCGCGCCTGGTCGACCGGCACGGACAGCGCAAGGTGCTCCGCCCGGTGACGCTGGTCTCGCTCGCCGCGGCCGCCGGACTCCTCCTCTGCGTGCAGCAGAAGGCCCCGGACTGGACCCTCTTCGTCTTCACGGGCGTGATCGGCTGCGTGCCGAGCCTCGGCGCGATGATCCGCGCCCGGTGGGCGGAGATCTACCGGGGCGAGGAGCGGCGCCTGCACACGGCGTACTCCTGGGAGTCGATCGTCGACGAGGTGTGCTTCATCTTCGGGCCGATCCTCTCGATCGGCCTGTCGACGGCCTGGTTCCCCGAGGCCGGTCCGCTGTTCGCCGGGGCGTTCCTGGCCGTCGGCGCGTTCTGGCTGACCTCGCAGCGCGCCACCGAGCCGGTCCCCCACCCGCAGCGCGGCACCCGGGGCGCCTCCGCGCTCCGCTCCCGCGGCCTCCAGGTCCTCACCCTCGCCTTCGTCGCCACCGGCGCGATCTTCGGCTCGGTGGACGTGGTGACCGTGGCCTTCGCCGAGGAGCAGGGCCACAAGGCCGCCGCCAGCCTCGTCCTGGCCGTGTACGCGCTGGGCTCCGGCGTGGCCGGCGCCGTCTTCGGACTGCTCCACCTCAAGGGCGAGCCGTCCCACAGGTGGCTCCTGGGCATCTGTGCGATGGCCGTGAGTATGATCCCCCTCCTACTGGCCGGGAACCTGCCGTTGCTGGCCGTGGCGCTCTTTGTCGCGGGCCTGTCCATCGCACCGACGATGGTGACCACCATGGCCCTCGTCGAAGCGCACGTACCGCGCGCCAAGCTGACCGAGGGCATGACCTGGACGGGTACCGGCCTCGCGATCGGTGTGGCGCTCGGCTCCTCGGCCGCCGGCTGGGTGGTCGACGCGTCGGGTGCCGAGGCGGGGTACGTGGTGCCCGTCGTCTCGGGTGCGCTCGCGGTCGCGGTGGGTCTCCTCGGACACCGCCGGCTGCGCAGGCCGGCGCCGAACCGGGAGGGGCAGCGTGAGCGGGACGACAACAGCGGGGTCGGGGAGCGTCAGGACGGCGGGCAGCCCGTGGCGTAA
- a CDS encoding YfhO family protein, translating into MPPAVEAVCAEDETVRDETERHRGEDRRRAALRAPAAAALLTAVLFCLATRLSRTYPFGPVTRNTVDLGQQYLPFHAYWRSFLLGETHGDAFLNWNSGFGSNFLGDIGTYLSSPFDLLVVLFPADRVELALYVVTATKIAAAAAAMALLLPRLRPGPWPVAAVLGTAYALSGWTLDHGATVPMWLDGLVAFPLLCLVGEGARTGRRPVLGPLVVALAWIANFYTAYMATLGAAVVLAVRLLTAEETAGARQRLAGALRAARSVLIGIGLAAPLVMVVFLATKVADPTPETVFAPAPWTDVLARFLPATASVGSPALFIGTPALALALTLPFNRAVAPRVRAAWTAAIVLVTLSLQWEPTHLLWHAGASPNGIPYRQAFVLCGLLIVAAWFSAAPGVPRPVVLLGGVALLGALAWAARGSVDIDRWTFPAFGAAALLALAAVPLALAADRRGHTRVQPDRALRARVLPVLALVLLVAAQAGEVAVTGKRIEEQRRSEVAWSPRIGPWQETAAEEAARADAWPRYRTDPGEIPGGNDVLLVGGQGADYYSSLTSDVTSRTLASLGFGHYAKGRHPVTLDNPVADALFSIGTRLRSDPTEPVRQDAAPRATVTATTTPVPPLVTVRPPGRPATHPGDSAFARQERLLGADVYELPAPRRTGRTLTASCPAGSRVWFWAPEYKGTAALAGRGPVEFDGRPPAVRAPMRALGSVPDSGAVRIELRPEGKVRLPREPVGCLVGARLDSAVRQLTAGGATRVRATGHTVTAELPPGSRGIAVLAVPRISGWRCAAGDADARPARAYEGLVAAPLDGRASTVRCSFRPPGLKLGGAVGAAALLALAVTWLPHRRRARR; encoded by the coding sequence GTGCCACCCGCCGTCGAGGCCGTCTGCGCCGAGGACGAGACCGTACGCGACGAGACGGAGCGGCACCGCGGCGAGGACCGGCGACGGGCCGCCCTGCGGGCCCCGGCCGCCGCCGCCCTGCTCACCGCGGTGCTGTTCTGCCTCGCCACCCGGCTCTCCCGCACGTACCCCTTCGGCCCGGTGACCCGGAACACCGTCGACCTCGGCCAGCAGTACCTGCCGTTCCACGCCTACTGGCGGTCCTTCCTGCTCGGCGAGACGCACGGCGACGCCTTCCTCAACTGGAACTCCGGCTTCGGCTCCAACTTCCTCGGCGACATCGGCACGTATCTGAGCAGCCCCTTCGACCTGCTGGTGGTGCTCTTCCCGGCGGACCGCGTCGAACTCGCGCTGTACGTCGTCACCGCCACCAAGATCGCCGCGGCGGCGGCCGCGATGGCGCTGCTGCTCCCGCGGCTGCGCCCCGGCCCGTGGCCGGTCGCCGCCGTGCTCGGCACCGCGTACGCCCTCTCCGGCTGGACCCTCGACCACGGCGCCACCGTCCCGATGTGGCTCGACGGGCTCGTCGCCTTCCCCCTGCTCTGCCTGGTCGGCGAAGGGGCCCGTACCGGCCGCCGTCCCGTCCTCGGCCCCCTCGTCGTGGCCCTGGCCTGGATCGCCAACTTCTACACCGCGTACATGGCGACGCTCGGCGCCGCCGTCGTCCTCGCCGTCCGCCTCCTCACCGCCGAGGAGACCGCCGGTGCCCGGCAGCGCCTCGCCGGGGCGCTGCGCGCCGCCCGGAGCGTCCTCATCGGCATCGGGCTCGCCGCGCCGCTCGTCATGGTCGTCTTCCTCGCCACGAAGGTCGCCGACCCCACCCCCGAGACCGTCTTCGCGCCGGCCCCCTGGACGGACGTCCTCGCCCGGTTCCTGCCCGCCACCGCGAGCGTCGGCAGCCCCGCCCTCTTCATCGGCACGCCCGCCCTCGCGCTCGCGCTGACGCTGCCCTTCAACCGGGCCGTCGCCCCGCGCGTCCGGGCGGCCTGGACGGCCGCGATCGTCCTGGTGACGCTCTCCCTCCAGTGGGAGCCCACGCATCTGCTGTGGCACGCGGGCGCCTCGCCCAACGGCATTCCGTACCGTCAGGCCTTCGTCCTGTGCGGCCTGCTGATCGTCGCCGCATGGTTCTCCGCCGCCCCGGGCGTGCCCCGGCCGGTCGTGCTCCTCGGGGGCGTGGCGCTGCTCGGAGCCCTGGCGTGGGCGGCCCGGGGGAGCGTCGACATCGACCGGTGGACCTTCCCCGCCTTCGGCGCGGCCGCGCTCCTCGCACTCGCCGCCGTCCCCCTCGCCCTGGCCGCCGACCGCCGCGGCCACACGCGCGTGCAGCCGGATCGGGCGCTACGCGCGCGCGTGCTCCCCGTCCTGGCCCTGGTCCTGCTCGTCGCCGCGCAGGCCGGCGAGGTGGCCGTCACCGGGAAGCGGATCGAGGAGCAGCGGCGCAGCGAGGTCGCCTGGTCGCCCCGGATCGGCCCCTGGCAGGAGACCGCCGCCGAGGAGGCGGCCCGCGCGGACGCCTGGCCCCGGTACCGCACGGACCCCGGCGAGATCCCCGGAGGCAACGACGTGCTGCTCGTCGGAGGGCAGGGCGCCGACTACTACAGCAGCCTCACCTCGGACGTGACCTCCCGGACCCTGGCCTCCCTCGGCTTCGGCCACTACGCGAAGGGCCGGCACCCGGTCACCCTCGACAACCCCGTCGCGGACGCCCTCTTCTCCATCGGCACCCGGCTGCGCTCGGATCCCACCGAACCCGTACGGCAGGACGCCGCGCCCCGCGCCACGGTCACCGCCACCACCACCCCCGTGCCGCCCCTGGTCACCGTCCGCCCGCCGGGGCGCCCGGCCACGCACCCCGGGGACTCGGCCTTCGCCCGGCAGGAGCGTCTGCTCGGCGCCGACGTGTACGAGCTGCCCGCCCCGCGCCGTACCGGACGCACCCTCACCGCCAGTTGCCCCGCGGGCTCCCGGGTCTGGTTCTGGGCGCCCGAGTACAAGGGCACGGCGGCCCTGGCCGGGCGGGGGCCCGTGGAGTTCGACGGCAGGCCGCCCGCCGTCCGCGCCCCCATGCGGGCCCTCGGCAGCGTCCCGGACTCCGGCGCGGTACGGATCGAGCTGCGGCCCGAGGGCAAGGTGCGGCTGCCCCGGGAACCGGTCGGCTGCCTGGTCGGCGCCCGGCTCGACTCCGCCGTACGGCAGCTCACCGCAGGCGGCGCCACGCGCGTGCGTGCCACCGGACACACCGTCACGGCCGAACTGCCGCCGGGCAGCAGGGGAATCGCGGTCCTCGCCGTGCCGCGCATCTCCGGCTGGCGCTGCGCCGCCGGTGACGCGGACGCCCGCCCCGCGCGCGCGTACGAGGGCCTCGTCGCCGCCCCCCTCGACGGACGGGCGAGCACCGTCCGCTGCTCCTTCCGGCCGCCGGGGCTGAAGCTCGGCGGCGCGGTCGGCGCGGCGGCGCTCCTCGCCCTCGCCGTGACATGGCTCCCGCACCGCCGACGGGCCCGGCGGTGA